The sequence CAACtaaccttttcatttgttaaatCAAAGGAAGAATGATAAATGGGAGAACCAATTATCTACAATTAGTATGGTTTTAGGATTTTCCTAAAAGCCCATCTCATGTGACTGATTACACTCCTAGTCTTTGGTCCTTTACTGCTGAAAATGCAGATATTTATGCCCATCAGCAGCCTCAGATTATTTGACAGCATCAGCAGTGGATTGCTTGGAAGCAGCCATGAGATACATGAAAAACTGAAAGAAAATTCCACCACAAATGAGGCTGCATTATCAAAGGAATAAAACACCAACATTCCTCCCTCTGAACAAAATTTCCATGTCCAAGCAGTAACAAAATTTCCCTTACCTGTGTGAGTAACAAAACTCTATCACTACTTCAAGTCCTTATTTTCCTAGCAAAACCAATACCAATTGACTTGTCATGCCAATTACCATAATACCCTCTGAACAAAATTTCCCTTACGTATGTGAGCAACAAAACTCTATCACTACTTCAAGTCCTTATTTTCCTAGCAAAACCTATACCAATTGACTAGTCATACCAATTCCCATAATACTGCATCAGTATCCCTCCTAATGTGCATCTAACATAGAGGGCTTCtctttataatgaataaaaaccAAGAACATTACGCTGCATCAGTATCTCCATCTCTGTCGCAAATAATATGAGTATTCATATATTGTAAAATAACATATCTGCATTTTTTATATGTGATTATAGTCACTGGAAGTAAACTCAAAAGTTGTATACTATTCTGAAAAGTAGCAAAGAATGGAAAGAAAGAATACTCATATAACTTGTCAACAACCTGCTCATCAGCTGCAAGTGGGAAAACATCACCAAATATTGTGACACGTGCATTTGATAGAGAGCTCCATCCAGGTATCTACGGCCAAAAGTTGCATTTAGCAGGAAAGATAAAAACATCACTTGTGTTAGAAGTCTTTAAAAGTTGTCTATATCAATTAAGCTAAGGCGCACCTGCACTACAAGCGAGCATTTTGAATTTGCCAACAGATTCCTTGTGTGGATTGCTAATGGAGAGAATGAAAAAATAGGATCTGTGCAATGACACAGATATAATAAGCTTTGAATTTCGTTTCAGTAGTACAGTTGGATGTAATTTTAAGATATCGATGATACTTACGCCCCATTGAATCAGGTGCAAAATCAACCAATGAACCAACTGGGTAACCAGCACGGTGATGATGCATCCCTGACATTATAGTGCATAGTTGTCCAAATTTGGCCTTGGTTTTTTGACATGAAgagcaaaggaaaaaagaatgaaTGTCATCTGCATTGATCTACACATCCCCAAGAAGACCAAATGCAGATGGAAACCatgaaaagaaggaagaagaaaaatatttcGATAATCCCTCACTATTATATTTCGGGCTAAATCTACCTGCTCCATTAGATTGCGAACAGCCAAGGCTGGTGGAGGTAAACCATGGACTGTTGTTGCACTTTGAACACCACCAGAAATTGGTGTCCTGAAAAGCCCAGCTTTGGATCCAGTTGTTCCACTTCCAACAACAACAGGTTGTACCATCTCCTTTTTCTCGCTGATGCAACTCTCATGGCTTCCATCTTGAACTGAGTCATTCTAAAAATGGCCAAAGAaacatcaaaattatttctgctattttttttttttagtctcATGGTTAACGTTAAAATTTAACATGAAATACGTTTCTTCGTTTCCCATCATCAATAACATGGgcgaaagaaaattaaaaaagaaaacaccCATGTGGAAGGTGACCAATAAGAATCAAGTACGGTGATTTTCTGCATGGACATGAAAGCTGTGTCTTCTATCACAATTGCTTTTTAGTAAATGATTCTGCTAACGACAGAAATTAGGCATGCTAGCTTTTAAAGCTGacaatgcaactaattataacaaCTTGCCAGGATTGATGTCGATAAAGATCACACTAAACCAAAAACATAAAATCTAATCGTTGACTCCAAGGTTTCTCAGTTAGTTCTTTTTTTCAaatgattaaaataaaataacggtcTTCAAATTGTGGTAAGGATTGCTCGTTTACATTAGTTTCTGATACTATTTTCTGTAGCATTCTCAGATACATTTCCACCAATCTGATTGTGGACCGCTCTCGTGAGTTCAAAAATGCCCCCACCAATCCTCCTAACGGAAAAAAAGGAGAATTTTTAATCTATTCGTCGCTTCTGTTCCTCTGTTTTGTTGGTTGATATATAGACCTACCAATATGTTGAGTACGGACATAAAATGATGCACAGTAATTATCTGGCTCTATTGATATAAGGTTTTCAATCACAGATTTTGAATATCTAATCAGAGATTTAAGTTGTATCTGTGATGGAAAAATGGCAGAAAAGGCCACCTCAGATGCCACAGAAACAAAACTTCAGTCATCGAGACCGTCGTCGCAAAATACCTCAGGAAACGCCCGGCCATCGTTGATCAGGACATTAAACCCGTTCGTCGGAACACCATTGTTCTCCCCACAACCACCGGAGGCTTCATGTGCGAGGACCCGCCACCTTCTCCCCCACTTCTGAGGGCTCGGCGGAGGGCTCCAGAGCATCAAAGAAGCGAACTTTCCTCTGTCCCCATGGAGTCCAAGACGCAAGGTCGGGGCTCCGACGCGGGACAAGCGCTCGGGTAGGTGAGCGACAGAGGCTTCGATCCACCCCGAGGTGATACCGGAGCCGCAGAGGGACTCCATGGAGCAAACTCGAAGGAGATGGAGACAACGTCACCGGGGAAACCCTAGCAAAATAGCAAATGAATGCGGGTTCGAATATATATGACATCTGTACATTAAGCAATATTGGAAAATTATATTCCACTTGGAAATTATTACAttccatgtatatgtatatgtatatgtatatgtatatgtatatgtatatgtttatgtctatgtatatatatatgtatatatatatatatgtatacatatgtatatatatacatatgtatatatatacatatacatatatatacatatgtatatatatacatatatatatataattcatacaAAATAAAACAGATTGTTTTGTTTTTTAGTAAAATCATAAATCTTTAATAAAGACACTATTTTAgacattttatattttaacatATTAATCAAATTTAACTTAAGATTTATagaggaaaagaaaataaaataaaataaagagaaaacCCTTCTTGCGCCGTTACTTCAACGCGGTATCCGCTCCCATTTGAAGATCCCGCCAACGCGACGGGTTCCGATCGAGCAGCAAGAGAAGGCCGATAGGGAGATTCTTGTTCCTCCTGCGGGTTTCGATCGGGATGGCGGACGCTGCCGCGAGGTTTGCTACGGGCGATGCTTCGCGACCGCACCATCGCCAAGAAGCGGGAGCGGCTCCGAACGTTCTTGGGTCGGGAGCACTCCAGCGCCGTCCGCCTCACCCTTCTCCGGCCTCGACCACGGGCCTCACGGCCTCAATTCGTCAACCGGCGGAAATGGGCGCTCGATCTGGCAACGATGCCGAGGTGGGTTTTCGCATTCCAAATCCCCTTTCGTTGCGGCCTTTCACATTTTTCGCGCATACAATTTTGATCTCCTATGCTTCACGAACTTTATTTGCACCATTTTGTCTTCCCGTGCGTCTTTCCATCCTGCAGTGCTTCACTCTTGCAGTTCATAATCTCTTCGTTTCTCTATGTGTTCTCTGAATTGGTTCTTGAAATCTTTAATCCAAAGTGGTTCTTGAGAACTTTAATCCAAAGCGGTTCTTGAAATCTTTAACCTAAAGTGTGGTCGTGCCTGATGCCACTTTTCCCCTTTCTCTAGCTCCTCCGTTTTGACGCGTTACCCCGTCCACAATGTGGCTTGGAATCTACTTTTCCTTCTCCCGGTATAATCtgtataagaaaagaaaaagaaagcactctcATTTCACACTATGAACAGAAGGAACGTTCACATGATTCACGGAGAAAGGAAGCTTCGCAGTGAGGTTTCTAACAGCACTTTGGTGTCTCGCGTCTGCTTTCTCACTTGTTTACTTCGTGCAGCCTTCGTCCGACCGCGACTCGGCCGTCGTCGCGTTCCGTCGGAGGAGACGACACGATAAGCGCGCATTTGCACGCGCGGGGGCGCGTTCCGGGGACGCGAGCCGTCAGCCGCCTCGAGCCTCAACGAGACGCTGGGGACTCTCCGTTGCGTCTAGTGGGTCCCGCGACATGTCTACGCGACAGTGAGgaacaaagcaaaaaaaaagggggaaagaaacgtGAGGTAGCGTATGGCCTACGGCACGTCGTGCGATTTTGCATCGCCACGTCACAGTTTGATCTGGTGCGCCGTCCCTCGTGTGCCTGTCAACGCGGAGACCGCTGCCACGTAGAACTACCAAATCGCCCACCCCTTCCCGTCTCCACCACCTGCTGCCACTGCCGTCTTGTGGGCCCATCACTGTCGTCGATGACGGAGCAGGTAAATGCACGAGGACTTGAGTGATATGATAACCTCTTTCATAACCGGACATCAGATTCACCTTAATGCAAAGTCCACAGAGACCTCACTTCACAGCGAATGTTGATCAACGCACGAAATAAAAAAGGCTCGGTCGTGTATTGCGTTTATCTCTTTCAAAAAGCACGATAGATAGATAGGGGCGGTTTGAAGGTCATCTCGGAGCACTCGAATCTTTCCTGCGCGTCCAACCTTCCCCGATTAATTGAGCGGCATCTGTTCGCTCGGAGATAACAACACTCGCACAAATACGAGGAAACTCCGCCACGTTATGCCCAAAATGCCCTTTCTGCTGTGTACCCTCGTGTCAGCGTGCCGCAGCCCGCATCAGCGGGACCCACAGTGGCGGGTGTACTAGCTTGGGCCCCGAGTCAGGGTTTGCCTGCAGGGCCATTTAGGTCATTTGGAGCCTCCTCGGTCGCAAGAAATTTCCAAAAGCCCGGCATTTGTGGGTTTTAGGGGacagggcgagagagagagagagagagagacgagttgTTCTCGAGGCCGCCTTCTTCTCTACCTCCGGAACGATTTCTCTCTTGATTGGGTCGAGACAACCGAGGAATCGTGGTTCTTGGTTTGGATTGTGGTACGGGAAAGCTAGGTTTGGTGACGTGTGAAAGCAGGTGAGAATCATCTGTCGTGGTTCCCGTCTCCTTGTTGTTCTTGCGTTAGGGTTTGACGGCCATCTCCTGATCTTGTTCGGTTTACCGTTTCTTGGTTCTAACCGGAAAATTGGGATCTTGATCTGCCTTAAGGGCCTCTTCCGGGGTTATGTCTGTGATCGGAGGGTTAAGTTTTGTGGTCTTTCATCCCTGATATTGGTTTCTTTATGCTTTCTTTTATGATACTTTTAGGACGGTGGGATTTCGGTTCGATTCTTGGATATGGGTTTTTCAATTTTGGAGCTGTTTGAAGGTATGGGCTTCTAAGTTTACTGAGAATATAACTGTGCAAGTTGCAACCTTCGTGTTTTCTTGACAATGAACCGAGAACGAAAAGGTCCTATTACTTGAAGCTTTATCTTTACTATGAGACACATGACTGACTAAGTTAATTTGTGGCTTGGATCTTGCTATCGGCCATGTTCCGTGATGTAGCTATAGCTTCTTCTGTTTCTTTATATTATTGGTTTACTTAAGCACGGGGCAATGATATTCAGGtgctaaattaataatataaataaaatggaTGTTTCcctctttagatttttttttatgtttcaagTGTTTTTCACTCTTCTATTGTATTTTTTTTCCCTAcatttttgctcattatattagtGAAATTTGGAGCTAAACTTGTAAGCAGGTTCTTGCCGATTCTGTGTCTTGGAATATCCGGTTATACTAGATAATCATACGTATGTCTCTATGTGTTCCTCATCCTCAATAGTGCCAACTGTCATTGAATCGATTGAACTGCTTTAACTTGTAAAATTGATTGGTCACTTGCTTTGTACCAATCTGACTTAGGTCAAAAAAACACAGTAAGTTAACATAAATTAGTCTGGTAGATAGTTATATTCTGCACAAATTTTGACTCTGTACTTGTCATTTGCGAAAGGAAGAAAATTTCTCTCTATAGGTGTTTTCCCCTTATCTACCTGCAGTTACCTATTTCTTATgttcatacatgtatgttctgAATGAATGCTTTTTAATACAATATCAATAGGTAAAGTTGAAGCAATTTTCAGTATTGCTTTGTAGGTAATTTGCTGGTTCCATACCTGACCTTATTTGAATAGAATGTTTTATGTTTGTTTCATCTTGTTTGTATTTTCTTATTTCACCATAAAGCtgatttttgtttttaaatttgttagtTGAAATGCAGCTGCTTCACTGAAGTTATGCATCTGCTTTTGCAATATCCTTCCAACTAAAGTTTCGGTTGGAGTTCCCATCTGGTACGTTCTGGAAGGGTGAAAATAACATGCTTGCTTTCAGAGATATGGAATTGTGTTAGGGTTTGAATGCCCTGTGCAGAAACAAGCAGCTTATCAAATAAATGGCCACAGAGAATCCTTTGAGATTCATAGGGAATAATGGAGCTGGAAATTGGACCCTTAATAAGGACACATCACAATTTGCATCATCAGACAATATAGTTTCAGAAGAGTTGGGATCGCTTCTAAAAGGGCAAAGGTTCCATGGGAACAATAGCATCACTGGCCTCAGTCGAAGTGGAAGTGCACCTCCTAGCATGGAAGGCTCTCGTGCAGCGTTTGATATCCTGGAAGACCGGACTGCTGACTTGGATGGCAGCTTGGAAAACTTGAGCAATGCAGCTCAAAATTGTAATTCTGAAGAGCAACTCTGTGCTCATCCAGCTTACTTAGCATACTACTGTTCAAATGTGAATTTAAATCCGAGGCTTCCTCCACCTCTTATCTCTCGGGAGAATCGGCATTTGATGCAACACAATAGTGGGTTTGAGGACAATAGGAGAATGCCCTCATTTGATGACAGCAACAAGGCATCTTTCTTTGTCTCTCGACCTGCCCTCTCTACTCACGATGAGGAACCTGAGGATGATAGGTCACCTAGAGTGGAACATACTGACTGGATGAAGGCTGATGTTGTTTCTGGGCATTTCACTCCTTCACCAGGACACTTAGCTCAGGTAATTGTTTTAAATAGTTTGAATTTACTGATGGCTTGttggcttttttttttcctgtttgtaGGTGGGGAAAGAGCATTTGCATCTCAATATTGCCCTTTTCATAGAACCTTGTCTTTTGTTTTCGGTGCATTTCCTAGCTGGCCTCTGCTCAACGATTTGTTGTTGGTCTATGATTATATAACTTGGACTTTGTTTCTTATTTATGTAATCTTAAAGACTCTTCAACAATGGTTTAAAATACTGGTCAGAATAGGAAGTCCAGACTGGTGTCAGTAATGGATCATAATGCTTGGTATAACACTTATGATCAATAATGGATCATGAAATTGTTTGACTTGTCCTTTGGAGGTGACACTCAATGGAATGGCATGGCAACAACCATCACAAGACTATGGTAGCAAACTAGAGCAACAAATAACTAAATGATAACCAAATTTGTAACATCAGAGTGAAAGGACGAGAAGGTAGGAGACTGTGGATTGTTAGAAGACTACAAACTGAAAGAAATTATTTAtcaaatcaaaaatattatccaaAAGAAACATTACTTAGACGAGAAGATCTAAAGAAGCATAGTTTCTTTTATCCAAAAATTTATGTTAACATCATTGCCACACATGTTTATGCATTAAAGTCTATCTATAGATTAACAATTCAACCACTGTCAAGATTAGTAAGATCTTTACCTCATCTGCTTCCAGTTTGAACTCATCTACTACATCCTAAAGTTATGTTATCTTTTTATCGTTTCAGATGTAAGCCTAAGATAATGATAATGTAAGATTTATCCTACACAAATCCAACATCTAAAATTTAAtacaaatattttatgatatataaaaatttaaaaaccgAAAACTAGACTCAAATAACCTAAATACTTTACTCCTAAATTAGGATGCATCAAGGAAAAACTAAAGTAGGACAATATTGCTACATCTTGGGAGGCCTGATTTTGGAACTTATTGTGATATATTGTGGATTGTTGTTGCTGGTATTGAGCTTACTGATCCTAGAATGGAACTACGTGACTTGCGCCTTGTTTCGCAGTATAATGTGCCTAATCCTGTCTTGTGCTCATGCATGTGCTAAACAGTATATATGGGCGCCTCAGCCCAATAGAAACTGTTTGGTAGGGTGAGAGAGCATCTCTTTGGTGATAATCCTCTGGTCCTGTTAGGGTCTCAAAAATAAATATTGTATTAGCTATCCATATAGTGACAAGTGATTTTATTACTACTTTTTGTCTGAGTCCAGTGGACATAAGGTCCTCTCAGAAGTATTCTGAGATTTATGATTGGTGTGCATAAATTTCTTTTGATATTTAATATGTCATATGTGGATACTGTCCCTCTTGAAACTTGGTGGTTTGTAATGTTCCAGAAAGATTTTCCCCAGACTTCATCTCCTGTGTATGCTGATCATTCTCATCCCTCGAGTCACATAATGTTAGAACAAGCACCTAATCAAGATGCCTTTCTGAACCCTCTACAAGAATCTTCAATGGGCATTACTGAACCAGAGACAAGATCACCCAGTATTGCTGCCAATGCTTGTATTCCTCATCTAGGCTCCCATTCAGTTCAATCAATGTTGAATGACAATCTTGGTGGCACGCCAGTTACATGCTCAGCATCCACTGACAAGACAGTGAACCTACACCAAGGTGAAAATGAATCAGTCAGTGGCACACTACTTTAGACAACAGTGTTTTACATGGTAGTTTGGTTTTTTCAGGTTGTGGTAATATTGAAGATGATTTGAAGAACCTAAGGTTGTCTTCTGATGGCCACAGAAGGCATCAACCACAGCAATACATGCAGCAAGTTGGCATTTACCCACAAAGCTCATCTTCTCATGCTCAGATTGGTCAGTCTCAGGTTATTGTCCAAGGACATTATCCTCAAAGTACCGGGGATCGTTTTTCTCATGGCCAACCAAAGTTACCCTCGGTTGAAGTTCAGCCTTTGTTGCAATCCTCTGGCATTGCTCCATTGTATGTCACAGCAGCTGCATTTGGAACTCCATATTACCACAATTTGCAATCTTCTAGCCTACTTCCTTCCCAGTTTGGCATAAGTGGATATGCATTGAATCCCTCACTAGTGCCTCCGCTTGTTACTGCTTATCCTCATCATCGTAGTGGTATTCCAGTGCCTTTTGAGAATGCTGTGGGCCCAAACTTCAGTGCTAGGGCTTCTGGAGTTTCTGATGGGGGAAATGTTTCTGGAATCGACATGCAGCACTTGCATAAGATATACGGGCAGCTGGGTCTAGCTATCCAGCCTCCCTTTCCAGATCCTTTGTATGTGCCTTTTTATAATTATCCCTCTTTGGATGCATATGCTGCTGCAGGTCAATATGATCCAACAATCTCCaggggaggttctgtgggaagctCACCAGGTACTTATGATCCACAAAAAGCTCCAGGTCCTGCGCATTTACCTGATCAGAGGCCCCAAGTCATGAGAGTTGGTGGTGTCAACACTCTCAATCTCAATGCTATAACAGGAGGCGCTGGTAGTCCCAGTTATTATGGGAGCTCTCCAAACAACAGTGTCCTGATGCAATTTCCTAGCTCCTCGCTTGCCAGTCCTGTTTTTCAAGGATCAACAGTTGCTGGAACAAGCTTTTCAGGAAGGAAAAATGACAATATTAAATTTCCATTCGGCTCTGAAAGAAATGCTGGTTCTTTATCCGGATGGCAAAACCAAAGAGGACGTGAGAAGGTTGATGAACCAAAATCATACTCTTTCCTTGAAGAGCTAAAGTCCAACAGAGCTCGTAGATATGAGTTGTCTGATATTGCTGGGCATATTGTTGAATTTAGGCAAGTCAATCCTCTTTTTCCTGATTTTGGCCTCCTTTTTAATTGTGGTACTGGAGCTTTTATATGATGTATTGATATCATTGCTGTACTTTTTTGCATCAGCGCTGATCAACATGGGAGTCGATTTATTCAGCAAAAGTTAGAGACTTGTAGTGTTGATGAAAAAGCATCAGTTTTCAAGGAAGTTCTTCCGCATGCTTCTTCACTAATGACTGATGTTTTTGGGAATTATGTAATTCAAAAGGTATGGTGATCTAAACATGTCACTCTCTATTTCTGGGATCAATTTTATCATAAACTTGTAAATTGTAATCTGTAATTTTGTTTTAGTTTTGAGACTTGTCATTAACGTGATGAGGATTTTTTTTCAATTAATTGCTCTGTCCTTGCAGTTTTTTGAGCATGGGAGTCCTGAACAGAGGAGAGAACTTGCTAATAAGCTGGTTGGCAATGTTTTGCCTTTGAGCCTTCAGATGTATGGCTGTCGTGTAATTCAAAAGGTATATCTTTCTTCTAGCTATCTTTAGGTCCATTTTACGCCATcttatatattttctttgttgGAGTTTAAATTCTAATTATCATATTGCTGTGTGAGATATCATAAATGGCCAGTGTGACCTTTATGTCAGGAGCGTTGAATTGTGTTAACTAGATTTAGCATGATGTTGTTTGGATGCAAAGATGGAACATGTTTCTGCCAACAGATGGCCGAGTTTATTCTGCTTCGAGAATGCGAACTTTGTCAGATTGATTCTGAAAAGTCACTTGTCTTCTGTTCAGTTTGGGAACCTTTAACTACAGAATCTGGTACAATTTTTCCAATTCCAGTTACATTCTGGTCAACTCGAACTGCTTGATCATTTCCAACCATTCTTTTCATCTGTTACTAGGGacaattatcatcatcatcatcatcatgcatgatTTTCCAAGAGCATTGATGCTAAATCTCATCCTCTAGGTGCTTATATTGTGTGTTTGTCCAAAAACATGATGTATCTCCAATTattgataaattttaatattttatcatttgcaCATATGAATTTGTGCAGTTATTATTACTTTTTAAGTTCATATCTGACGCACAATTTTAGATATATGTAATTTGTGTTCAAGCGTTAGGGTAGATACTCATTTACATTGAGACATCTAATGCTCAAGTTTTTGCAGTTTGTCTGAGTCTTGTCTAGTTATCTTTGTAGAAGGTTACCGAATTAGCACATGTAAAGACTAATGTATCCTTTTCACTTACTTTCAGCAAGAGATTATTGTGCCTAAAATTTTATACCTGCTGCATATATGGTCAAAATTAACAAAGTTTTTGCAGTTAGGCTAAGTCTTTGTTTTAAAAATTGTAATCCCTTGAGGTTATTGAGCCATATGTTCAGGCTCCCAGAAGTAACACTTTCAATAGGTGGGGACATTTTATAAGCTTTCTGGTTCCCTTTGACTTCATCTCCTTGCAGatcctttaattcttgttttcttCTGATTGTAGGCACTTGAGGTTATTGAGCTTGATCAGAAAACACAGCTTGTGCAAGAACTTGATGGAAATGTTATGAGGTGTGTTCGAGATCAGAATGGGAACCATGTAATTCAAAAGTGCATTGAGTGTATACCAACAGAAAAAATTGGATTTATAATATCTGCATTTCATGGTCAAATTGCAACACTTTCTACACATCCTTATGGTTGCCGAGTAATTCAGGTTAGAAATTGCTATTTTCTAGGTGGTATTTTGGTTCTGAGAACAGTTATACAATCTGCTTTTAATATTCTAAACTAAAGCATATCCTCTCCTATCTGTAGAGAGTCTTGGAACATTGTACAGATGAATCTCAAAGTCAATGGATCGTGGATGAGATTTTGCAGTCAGCCTGCCTGCTTGCACAAGATCAGTATGGCAATTATGTCACACAGGTATGTTATTCAACCTTGCGCATCGGTTCATCTCATTCTTCTATTTGAGTGATGTATTTGATAATCATTTATCACTTGAGGTAATTGGAAACTCAGCACCTTATGCTTAGTTTTCAATTTCATGTGTTGAGTTGTCATGCTTAACTTCAAATCATGTGTTTATCTGTCATGCCAGCATGGTGCAAATACCTCGGTGGTGCCGTACTGTGTTATTTGAATGACAGCATCACACTGAGCAGTAGGCTTTAATTGCACAAGTATTTTTGTCCAATTGAAAATGTTAATGCCCGTTAAGTTATAATCTCTTGTAGAGCAAATATATTCACTTGATCATGAAGTTGGGTATTGGCTTGGCCTGTGATTCTTTCTTGACGAGTCTGCAGAACCATGTGGTTCCCCTCCTGCTCAGTTGCACGTAGCTAATTAGGGTTAGGCATAGCTCCATCATGATGACCCTCAATACTTCATTTATTGGTAAATGCATCAATTTACATGTCCAATAGTGGAAAGGCCGGCACACTGATGATTTCGTTTTTGACCAGCAAATGGATTGGAAGGTGCATCAGTTTACATGGCTGATAGTGGGAAAGGCCACCACACTGATGGATTCTTTTTCGACCAGCCAATGGATTACCCATTTTATACTTTTCACACGGTTTACATGCTTGACTAGAGACAAGGCAGAAGAATAAGGGACCATTTTTTAGAGCCTTTGATCCCATGATTGAATAATGTACATGGTAATTGACTTCACTTATATAGATGATCTCCAGTTCAAATGGGGAATTTTTATGCAGTAAGTTTCTCTCACTTCTCCCTGTTTCTTAAGTAGTAACTGTATGATCAAGGGGGTATCTTAATTCCAGACAGGCCCTGATCTTGAATTACTGTATCGTATCTTAGTGCAGTGTTGTAGAGGAATTAGAACACTATATATTATGACAATATTTTTCGCTGGGAACCACTTATACATCTTCAGTTGTGATTGATTTGTGTTCTGCTTAGTAAAACTTTCCATGTTGATATTATTTGTTACCTACAGTCACATCTAACTTAATAATATTGTTTTTAGCATGTTTTGGAGAGGGAAAAACCACATGAAAGAAGCCAGATCATCAGCAAATTATCTGGACAGATTGTTCAGATGAGCCAGCACAAATTTGCCTCAAATGTTATTGAGAAGTGTTTGGAGTATGGCAATACTGAAGAAAGAGATCACTTGATCAAGGAAATACTTGGACAAACTGAAGGAAATGACAATTTACTGGTTTGTGCAAAACCTTAATAAATTATCAAATGAGATGCTTTAGTAGTTTTTGATGATTTATTCTCCAAATCAGGACTTGTTTTGGTGATAATTGATGAGTGGACTTTTTTGTCATAATTTCATTTGTATTTTGGTTGCTCAAGTCATTCCTAGTTCCGTAACTGGGAAACGAAAACCAGTAGCGTGCCATAtgttgtgacaaaaaaaaaaaaaaaaggggaagagaTCAAATAGGTTGTGCATCTTCTTAATTTAGGGCTAGAACTCTAGGTGATTTTTCATTATTGCGTGATGATAAGCTAATGCTCAATAGCTCAATAGCTTATCATCTAGTAGTAGGAAACTTATTTTTATGGTACCGTAGGCATTCCGAAGCTTTTTGGCAAGATCTTGTTATGGACTTCAAAGTATTTTATTCAACATGAGTTCAAGAAACAATGTTCATGCTTGTAGTCACATCTGCTCCTTTGTTCATTCTCAGTTTAAGTAACATGAGCTCATCCTATA comes from Musa acuminata AAA Group cultivar baxijiao chromosome BXJ3-3, Cavendish_Baxijiao_AAA, whole genome shotgun sequence and encodes:
- the LOC135632612 gene encoding uncharacterized protein LOC135632612 isoform X1, coding for MESLCGSGITSGWIEASVAHLPERLSRVGAPTLRLGLHGDRGKFASLMLWSPPPSPQKWGRRWRVLAHEASGGCGENNGVPTNGFNVLINDGRAFPENDSVQDGSHESCISEKKEMVQPVVVGSGTTGSKAGLFRTPISGGVQSATTVHGLPPPALAVRNLMEQINADDIHSFFLCSSCQKTKAKFGQLCTIMSGMHHHRAGYPVGSLVDFAPDSMGHPIFSFSPLAIHTRNLLANSKCSLVVQIPGWSSLSNARVTIFGDVFPLAADEQEWARRQFVAKHQQWASQQWGNFYYYRMQNISDIYFIGGFGTVAWVDVKEYEGLKPDKIAADSGEQNLKELNAIFSKPIKDILSTETEIDDAAFISVDSKGTDVRVRQGAQFNIQRISFEVEHEVQTLDEAKAALQKIIDRSCSSRSQKGN
- the LOC135632612 gene encoding uncharacterized protein LOC135632612 isoform X2, with protein sequence MESLCGSGITSGWIEASVAHLPERLSRVGAPTLRLGLHGDRGKFASLMLWSPPPSPQKWGRRWRVLAHEASGGCGENNGVPTNGFNVLINDGRAFPENDSVQDGSHESCISEKKEMVQPVVVGSGTTGSKAGLFRTPISGGVQSATTVHGLPPPALAVRNLMEQAKFGQLCTIMSGMHHHRAGYPVGSLVDFAPDSMGHPIFSFSPLAIHTRNLLANSKCSLVVQIPGWSSLSNARVTIFGDVFPLAADEQEWARRQFVAKHQQWASQQWGNFYYYRMQNISDIYFIGGFGTVAWVDVKEYEGLKPDKIAADSGEQNLKELNAIFSKPIKDILSTETEIDDAAFISVDSKGTDVRVRQGAQFNIQRISFEVEHEVQTLDEAKAALQKIIDRSCSSRSQKGN